Proteins found in one Hippopotamus amphibius kiboko isolate mHipAmp2 chromosome 12, mHipAmp2.hap2, whole genome shotgun sequence genomic segment:
- the LOC130833566 gene encoding olfactory receptor 8S1-like encodes MVLGNHSTITEFILLGLSADPHNQVIFFVLFLWIYLLTMTGNLMMIVVIRMESHLHSPMYFFLSHLSFLDLCLTSVTVPKMLENLLSEKKSISVEGCFAQAFFLFSIAGTEAFVLSAMAYDRYNAIRHPLLYGQLMSKQLCRGLVWVAWGLGFLDAFINTLTTLNLDFCEAHVMPHFSCELPSLFSLSCSDISINFSVLGFSAIVHASGTLFLIFFSYARIVSTILSISSTSGRSKAFSTCSSHLTAVSFFYGSASLRYLMPTSSSPLELIFSIQYSVVTPLVNPLVYSLKNKEVKEALKRMLQKGSQNLR; translated from the coding sequence ATGGTTTTAGGAAACCACAGCACCATTACAGAATTCATCCTTCTTGGATTATCTGCCGACCCCCACAACCAGGTTATATTCTTTGTACTTTTCCTATGGATTTACCTCCTAACCATGACAGGGAATCTGATGATGATAGTGGTGATCAGGATGGAATCTCACCTTCAttcacccatgtacttcttcctcagtcaCCTCTCTTTCCTGGATCTTTGTTTAACCTCAGTCACTGTGCCCAAGATGCTGGAGAATCTCCTATCTGAGAAGAAATCAATATCAGTAGAAGGCTGCTTTGCTCAggcttttttcctgttttccattGCAGGGACTGAAGCCTTTGTGCTCTCTGCCATGGCTTATGACCGCTACAATGCTATCCGTCACCCTTTGCTCTATGGTCAGCTGATGAGTAAACAGTTGTGCAGGGGTCTAGTATGGGTTGCCTGGGGACTGGGCTTTCTGGATGCTTTCATTAACACCCTCACGACTTTGAACTTGGACTTCTGTGAGGCTCATGTCATGCCTCACTTCAGCTGTGAACTGCCATCTCTGTTCTCTCTATCTTGCTCTGATATATCCATCAACTTTTCAGTCCTGGGGTTCTCTGCCATCGTGCATGCCTCTGGAACTTTATTCCTGATCTTCTTCTCCTATGCCCGCATTGTCTCCACCATCCTGAGTATCAGCTCCACCTCAGGCAGAAgcaaggccttctccacctgctcctcccacctcactgCAGTGAGCTTCTTCTATGGCTCTGCTTCTCTTCGCTATCTCATGCCAACCTCAAGTTCCCCACTGGAGTTGATTTTTTCTATACAGTATAGTGTGGTCACTCCCCTAGTGAATCCCCTTGTCTACAGCTTGAAGAACAAGGAAGTTAAAGAAGCTCTGAAAAGAATGTTGCAAAAAGGTTCACAGAATCTCAGATAG